One Leptospira kirschneri serovar Cynopteri str. 3522 CT DNA segment encodes these proteins:
- a CDS encoding RecQ family ATP-dependent DNA helicase codes for MASLSELKTLFGISSFRTSQEKIITDVLSGKNCMVIMPTGMGKSICYQIPALILEGLTIVISPLIALMQDQVLKLKRLGIEAGYINSSLSKQDRLQSYQYLKEGKYKIIYVSPERFRKNEFLDCLKNRKISLLAIDEAHCISQWGHDFRPDYTKISEFREILGKPTTIALTATATTEIQKDMILQMGLENSEIIIYNEGICRPNLFLDVRTFVDEPSKSDGILKLLKKQNGSTIVYFNLIQSLEKFCEKLDIQKIEYSVYHGKLNADQRKKIQNRFLKSDDKILLATNAFGMGVDKPNIRTIIHAELPSSLESYYQEIGRAGRDGKPSDCHVFYNQDDLSVLMDFIEWQNPDAAFISRTFQTLEHLGEKLSSIDYEDLQSKIVSKNRGDHRLQTVLNLFDRYGVTSGELEKNSLKLISTLPKALCSTESLELKKKTSLKRLYQMLLYLKSEKCRREFVYQYFDAKFSECGNCDICKNSNESN; via the coding sequence ATGGCCTCTCTTTCCGAACTCAAAACCCTTTTCGGAATTTCTTCTTTTAGAACCTCTCAAGAAAAAATCATTACGGATGTTCTTTCCGGAAAAAATTGTATGGTGATCATGCCTACCGGAATGGGAAAATCGATCTGTTATCAAATTCCAGCGCTTATTTTAGAGGGATTAACAATCGTCATCTCTCCTCTGATCGCGCTCATGCAAGATCAAGTGTTAAAACTGAAACGACTCGGAATCGAAGCTGGTTATATCAATTCTTCCCTTTCTAAACAAGATAGGCTTCAAAGTTATCAATACCTAAAAGAAGGTAAATACAAGATCATATACGTTTCTCCAGAACGTTTTCGTAAGAATGAATTTTTAGATTGTCTTAAAAACAGAAAAATTTCTCTTCTTGCAATTGACGAAGCACATTGTATCAGCCAGTGGGGTCATGACTTCAGACCAGATTACACTAAAATTTCCGAGTTCCGAGAAATTTTAGGTAAACCGACCACGATTGCGTTAACCGCAACAGCTACGACCGAAATCCAAAAAGACATGATTCTTCAAATGGGACTAGAAAATTCGGAAATCATAATATACAACGAAGGGATTTGCAGACCAAATCTTTTTTTAGACGTAAGAACGTTTGTAGACGAACCTTCTAAATCAGATGGAATTCTAAAGCTTTTAAAAAAACAAAACGGAAGTACGATCGTTTATTTCAACCTCATCCAGAGTTTGGAAAAATTCTGCGAAAAACTAGATATTCAAAAAATTGAATATTCTGTTTATCACGGAAAGCTAAATGCTGACCAAAGAAAAAAAATACAAAACCGATTTTTAAAATCGGATGATAAAATTCTACTCGCTACAAACGCGTTCGGGATGGGAGTAGATAAACCGAACATTAGAACGATCATCCATGCAGAACTTCCTTCTTCTTTAGAAAGTTATTATCAGGAAATTGGAAGAGCGGGAAGAGACGGTAAACCTTCCGATTGTCATGTGTTTTACAACCAAGACGACCTTTCTGTATTGATGGATTTTATAGAATGGCAAAATCCGGACGCGGCGTTTATCTCCCGTACATTTCAGACCTTGGAACATTTAGGAGAAAAATTATCTTCGATCGATTACGAAGATTTACAATCTAAGATCGTTTCTAAAAACAGAGGAGATCACAGACTTCAAACCGTTCTCAATCTATTTGATAGATACGGAGTCACTTCAGGAGAATTGGAAAAAAATTCTTTAAAATTAATTTCCACTTTGCCCAAAGCTTTGTGTTCTACAGAATCGCTAGAACTTAAAAAGAAAACCAGTTTAAAACGTCTGTATCAAATGCTTCTTTATTTAAAATCAGAAAAATGCAGAAGAGAATTCGTTTACCAATACTTTGACGCGAAATTTTCAGAATGCGGGAACTGCGATATTTGCAAAAATTCTAATGAATCAAATTAG
- a CDS encoding exodeoxyribonuclease V subunit gamma: MSITHITSLSLEDITSELSQNILKERKNFPLRSTMIVVPSVNMRFWLNLNLARISGLCANLKFLFLEKALEEYFYLRAGLEYDPFQKTFLSQDAIQRKILTFLIENSNSKETKFLGSFLESIPRAFSLSAKLTSLYKDYELNRSSWIQSWANEKGLDIPSISHRPTPFPKEDEYYLFQKKLYQKVLLNSNQPNTLIQFFLKEVFKDPKCSPQGSLHLFCLSNLADTYLGILESISKKDELPIYLYQFHTGASTKTESLGPQRWSNPQIHISSRMAGVVSKNLEDTRVYPEKLSALRNLLKGDTISHNVKIFSEDVSVRFWNAPSSYREMESVANDILYKMNQDSTLTYLDFAVLVTDMKVYRPAVEWVLDGGILLQTRADSDPVRKKIPYSLTDINANEASLLYRGLMSIWEICSGISVRKNDLLKLLRNPLLQKRIRIHSEDVQELERLIETSGVRYEESGREKDTFQISNGLKRIRLSSILSRDTAWTKYKISQVPLESEESSLHLTVFWETVLKVKKDILSFSVNGTARWTSEYLKLVRTSIEELFEFPEEYEQEAKLFHGWFQSLSEWEGIQLQNSEQGISLLKFLTEQIFDQIPYRKGAYLTGGVTISLLQPMRPIPFKHIYVLGLGEGKFPGSDDISQLNLRKHFREEWDISKREIQESLLWETIHSARESITFSYVGKNLQEDKTFEPCSHFLEIMEFLEVKNVVRIPLHSYSIKYEHTPQDLRQGLVSYDFARVWVNGNRKDHPVLNRFQDPDELIKNHSDLSQSTIDVKELSQFLSDPLDTYLKRKLAMYLEEENVEENEKEPFYLDAIEETYILKKVHALMIPDLVSEKPWVWDQEKIVQAVSPILEKEKFSAKFPASVFGKIQEADLVRYLVTTSEHLSEWKPLFQGGKYYPYLSLGDTGLPDTICKKLPALKVPLESGDFFLQGEWEHVIEKEGSLYWLFSKSLEEKPSEDYFGYKDYWKVMSFPFLTGVAFASSNKNFKIYSFKPRPSEESKKKNILEFEYKIENSSLGMEYLSKILTEYLKEEPIFFPRKAFLSYYVKNIQVSSGKNKTTEDLSKFEDENVWIRFLKEELSGIKEDLSPLVKLYPKTPELILRSQIRWAKHFYKPLLNWKRIHER, from the coding sequence TTGTCGATCACTCATATTACAAGTCTATCTCTTGAAGATATAACTTCGGAACTTTCTCAGAACATACTTAAGGAAAGAAAAAATTTCCCACTTCGTTCTACTATGATCGTAGTACCTAGTGTGAATATGAGGTTTTGGCTAAATCTGAATCTTGCTCGTATCTCCGGACTTTGCGCTAATCTTAAATTTCTTTTTCTAGAAAAAGCGCTCGAAGAATATTTTTATCTCAGAGCGGGTTTAGAATACGATCCGTTTCAAAAGACATTCCTCAGCCAAGATGCGATTCAAAGAAAAATTTTAACTTTTCTAATCGAAAACTCAAATTCTAAAGAAACTAAATTTTTGGGTTCTTTTTTAGAAAGTATTCCGAGAGCGTTTTCTTTAAGCGCAAAACTGACTTCGCTTTATAAAGATTACGAATTAAACCGATCTTCTTGGATTCAGAGTTGGGCAAACGAAAAAGGTTTGGATATTCCTTCTATTTCTCATAGACCAACACCGTTTCCAAAGGAAGACGAATATTACCTTTTTCAAAAGAAGTTATATCAAAAAGTTCTTTTAAATTCGAATCAGCCGAACACTCTCATTCAATTTTTTCTCAAAGAAGTTTTTAAAGATCCAAAATGTTCTCCTCAAGGTTCCCTGCATCTTTTTTGTCTTTCTAATCTTGCAGATACGTATTTAGGAATTTTAGAATCCATTTCTAAAAAAGACGAACTTCCGATCTATCTCTATCAATTTCACACCGGTGCTTCTACTAAGACAGAATCTTTAGGACCACAAAGATGGTCCAATCCTCAGATTCATATCTCTTCTAGAATGGCGGGGGTTGTTTCTAAAAATTTAGAAGATACTCGTGTTTATCCAGAAAAACTTTCCGCACTTAGAAATCTTCTCAAAGGAGATACAATATCGCATAACGTAAAAATTTTTTCAGAAGACGTGTCAGTCCGTTTTTGGAACGCTCCTTCTTCCTATCGAGAAATGGAATCGGTTGCAAACGATATTCTCTATAAGATGAACCAGGACAGTACACTGACGTATCTGGATTTTGCGGTTTTGGTCACGGATATGAAGGTTTATCGTCCCGCCGTAGAATGGGTGTTAGATGGAGGAATTCTTTTACAGACTAGAGCGGACTCGGACCCGGTTCGAAAAAAAATTCCCTATTCTTTGACGGACATAAACGCGAACGAAGCTTCTCTTTTGTATCGAGGTTTGATGAGTATTTGGGAAATTTGTTCGGGAATTTCCGTTCGTAAAAACGATCTCTTAAAACTTCTTAGAAATCCTCTTTTACAGAAAAGGATTCGTATTCATTCTGAAGATGTGCAGGAACTGGAAAGGTTGATCGAAACTTCCGGAGTCAGATACGAAGAATCTGGAAGAGAAAAAGATACATTCCAAATTTCGAATGGACTCAAAAGGATTCGATTGTCTTCGATTCTTTCTCGAGATACCGCTTGGACAAAATATAAAATTTCTCAGGTTCCTCTAGAATCTGAAGAATCTTCTCTGCACTTAACGGTTTTTTGGGAAACGGTTCTCAAAGTAAAAAAAGATATTCTTTCTTTCTCCGTAAACGGAACGGCTCGATGGACTTCCGAATATCTAAAGTTAGTAAGAACTTCTATCGAAGAACTTTTTGAGTTCCCAGAAGAATACGAACAAGAAGCCAAACTTTTTCACGGTTGGTTCCAGTCGCTTTCTGAATGGGAAGGAATCCAATTACAAAATTCGGAACAAGGAATTTCTCTTTTGAAATTTCTTACGGAACAAATTTTCGATCAAATACCTTATCGTAAAGGAGCCTATCTAACCGGAGGAGTTACAATTTCTCTTTTGCAACCGATGCGTCCCATTCCTTTTAAACATATTTATGTTTTAGGATTGGGAGAAGGAAAGTTTCCAGGTTCTGACGATATTTCACAATTGAATTTAAGAAAACATTTTCGAGAGGAATGGGATATTTCCAAAAGGGAAATTCAAGAATCCCTTTTATGGGAGACGATTCATTCCGCAAGAGAATCGATCACTTTCAGCTACGTAGGTAAAAATCTACAAGAAGATAAGACGTTCGAACCTTGTTCCCATTTTCTTGAAATCATGGAATTTTTGGAAGTTAAGAACGTTGTTCGTATTCCATTACATTCGTATAGTATAAAATACGAACATACTCCCCAGGATTTAAGACAAGGTTTGGTAAGTTATGATTTTGCAAGAGTCTGGGTTAATGGAAACCGAAAAGATCATCCTGTTTTGAATCGATTTCAAGATCCGGACGAACTGATAAAAAATCATTCTGATCTTTCTCAGTCTACGATCGACGTAAAAGAACTTTCTCAGTTTTTAAGCGACCCTTTGGACACGTATCTCAAAAGAAAATTGGCGATGTATTTAGAAGAGGAAAACGTCGAAGAAAACGAAAAGGAACCTTTTTATCTGGACGCGATCGAGGAAACCTATATATTAAAAAAAGTGCATGCACTGATGATTCCAGATCTGGTTTCAGAAAAACCGTGGGTCTGGGATCAAGAAAAAATCGTTCAAGCAGTTTCTCCGATTTTAGAAAAGGAAAAATTTTCTGCAAAGTTTCCTGCATCCGTATTTGGGAAAATACAAGAAGCCGATCTGGTTCGATATTTAGTAACAACTAGTGAACACCTTTCGGAATGGAAACCTCTTTTTCAAGGAGGGAAGTATTATCCGTATTTGAGTTTAGGAGATACAGGATTGCCCGATACAATCTGTAAAAAACTTCCCGCGCTAAAAGTTCCTTTAGAATCCGGGGATTTTTTTCTTCAAGGAGAATGGGAACACGTCATCGAAAAAGAAGGGAGTTTATACTGGTTGTTTTCCAAAAGTTTAGAAGAAAAACCTAGCGAGGATTACTTCGGTTATAAGGATTATTGGAAGGTGATGAGTTTCCCCTTTTTAACCGGGGTCGCATTTGCTTCATCTAACAAAAATTTTAAAATCTATTCTTTTAAACCTAGGCCCTCGGAAGAATCTAAAAAAAAGAATATTCTAGAATTTGAATATAAAATAGAAAATTCTTCTTTAGGAATGGAATATCTTTCTAAAATATTGACTGAATATTTGAAAGAAGAACCTATCTTTTTTCCGCGTAAAGCATTTCTAAGTTATTACGTTAAAAATATACAGGTAAGTTCTGGTAAAAATAAGACGACCGAAGACTTGTCGAAATTTGAAGACGAAAACGTTTGGATCCGTTTTCTCAAAGAGGAATTGAGCGGAATTAAGGAGGACTTATCCCCGCTGGTGAAACTGTATCCGAAAACACCTGAATTGATTTTACGGTCCCAAATCCGATGGGCCAAACATTTTTACAAACCTCTCTTGAATTGGAAGAGGATCCATGAACGTTAG
- a CDS encoding DUF3800 domain-containing protein gives MKNRTLEEIALSWSPENGDRYGEDRKKFIEYLIHNCKGFKNGQSIKTIIRNGNFKYDYSKEAFQHQIIVPFRESDKVFIGTSQKGIYFIESSADAKNTLDFYTNRIRSEQKHLRNLKKIIRKNDLFAQLEHTKKEKTTVNVYFDESGTPSLKNIENDPFFIVTAVVIESKRNKPIYELDKRFRFIRDLLGKQVDFEFKSTKLKLTEYEKVLTELSTVDYEFASVIFVKTKLTGAGFKHSKSFYKFAFDKLLKELLEYLGGSINLYFDEYSGKNSKFQKEFKDYITKKNTEYYFKKVEQLEMFQSSDHPFIQVADLIAGVLKNQMKNKNNLFELIEEKCIFTKIFPY, from the coding sequence ATGAAAAACAGAACATTAGAGGAAATTGCTTTGTCATGGTCTCCTGAAAATGGAGATAGATATGGTGAAGATAGGAAAAAGTTTATTGAATATCTCATACATAATTGTAAAGGATTTAAAAATGGCCAATCAATTAAAACTATTATTAGGAACGGGAACTTTAAATACGATTATAGTAAAGAGGCGTTTCAACATCAAATTATTGTGCCATTTAGAGAAAGTGACAAGGTCTTTATAGGAACTTCCCAAAAAGGTATATATTTTATTGAAAGTTCGGCAGATGCAAAAAATACTTTAGACTTTTACACAAATCGAATACGGTCAGAGCAAAAGCATTTAAGAAACTTGAAGAAGATTATTCGTAAAAATGACTTATTTGCGCAACTTGAGCACACTAAAAAAGAGAAAACAACTGTAAATGTATATTTTGATGAATCAGGAACTCCTTCGCTAAAAAATATTGAAAATGATCCTTTCTTCATAGTTACAGCTGTCGTCATTGAATCAAAAAGAAATAAACCGATCTATGAATTGGATAAACGGTTTCGATTCATTAGAGATTTATTAGGTAAACAAGTAGACTTTGAATTTAAATCGACAAAATTAAAGTTAACCGAATATGAGAAAGTTTTAACAGAATTGTCGACTGTCGATTATGAATTTGCTAGTGTCATTTTTGTAAAAACCAAATTAACGGGCGCAGGATTTAAACATTCAAAGTCATTTTATAAGTTTGCTTTTGATAAACTCTTAAAAGAACTTTTAGAATATTTAGGAGGTAGTATAAATCTTTATTTCGATGAGTATTCAGGTAAAAATTCTAAATTTCAAAAAGAATTTAAAGATTACATAACAAAAAAGAATACTGAATATTATTTCAAAAAGGTTGAACAATTAGAAATGTTTCAAAGTAGTGATCATCCTTTTATCCAAGTTGCCGATCTGATTGCTGGAGTTTTAAAAAATCAAATGAAAAATAAAAATAATTTATTTGAGCTTATTGAAGAGAAGTGTATTTTTACAAAAATTTTTCCCTATTAA
- a CDS encoding TolC family protein, translating into MYYKKKRTLEKLLVFGTILLTMIQPTWSEDILPEEIVLEENKKSSVENLGDSKKILRLTLKDAVNHVLEKNITIQNAKMEYVKADGGELKNESQFTWNLIGGITVFRTTLPANRNNIFAGTKQSQDKLSVGIEKNFKTGTYAKLEASTTRFDTSAFENPSTTPSNLAALAIPPLYTGALTITLSQEILKYSFGKTQKEKEAILRQNTVIKREELIYVLSQLVAQTLIQYWSLNIYDSNVKTLQDLESNTRNIRDLTVRKRNLGLSEGFEVNLWNSILSQTAGNLEKAKVSRREAERNLIRILNADPSSKIEGVTDLQENIPLDFNVEKDYIYALDHRTDLKNLRKQREIAELNLKIKEAEDMPSLKLSGAYSTRGQNIVSPQQNLTDGNRGVASFKYPEAYAAFQFSYPLWDKGIKADIRNAKLDLQNLEKKEAELKLSIKEELENRYAAIVADKDIFEGAKKRKEEANKFYRGLSERFRQGRFTAVAVKNALDNVIQSELQVTQAKIQLNIDILRYELAKNHIFERFSVNVNDIIDRLMKMVDAAQSKSSTETSEK; encoded by the coding sequence ATGTATTACAAAAAGAAAAGGACATTAGAAAAACTTCTCGTTTTCGGAACCATTCTACTCACGATGATTCAGCCTACTTGGAGTGAGGACATCCTTCCGGAAGAAATTGTTTTAGAAGAGAATAAAAAATCTTCCGTTGAAAATTTAGGCGATTCCAAAAAAATCTTGAGACTGACTTTAAAAGACGCAGTCAATCATGTTCTTGAAAAGAATATTACGATCCAAAACGCTAAAATGGAATATGTAAAAGCGGATGGTGGAGAACTTAAAAACGAATCCCAATTTACTTGGAATCTAATCGGTGGAATCACCGTTTTTAGGACAACCCTTCCTGCCAATAGAAATAACATCTTCGCCGGAACCAAACAAAGCCAAGATAAATTGAGTGTCGGAATTGAGAAAAATTTTAAAACCGGAACGTATGCAAAACTAGAAGCGAGTACTACCCGTTTTGATACGAGTGCTTTTGAAAATCCCAGCACAACTCCTTCTAACTTAGCCGCACTCGCAATTCCTCCTTTATATACTGGAGCTTTGACGATCACTCTCAGTCAGGAAATTTTAAAGTATAGTTTTGGAAAAACCCAGAAAGAAAAAGAAGCTATTTTAAGACAAAATACTGTGATCAAAAGAGAAGAATTGATCTATGTACTTTCGCAGCTTGTAGCGCAAACATTGATTCAATATTGGAGTTTGAATATTTACGATTCGAACGTAAAAACACTGCAAGATTTAGAATCAAATACTAGAAACATCAGAGATCTGACCGTTAGAAAACGGAACTTAGGACTTTCGGAAGGTTTTGAAGTTAATCTATGGAATTCTATTCTATCACAAACCGCAGGTAATTTAGAAAAAGCTAAAGTGTCCCGCAGAGAAGCTGAAAGAAATCTGATTCGAATTTTAAACGCAGATCCTTCTTCTAAAATTGAAGGGGTTACCGATCTTCAAGAAAACATTCCTTTAGATTTTAACGTTGAAAAAGATTATATCTACGCACTCGATCATAGAACCGATCTAAAAAATCTTCGCAAACAAAGAGAAATCGCAGAATTAAATCTTAAGATCAAAGAAGCGGAAGACATGCCTTCTTTAAAACTTTCAGGGGCTTATTCTACAAGAGGACAAAATATTGTTTCTCCTCAGCAAAATCTCACAGATGGAAATAGAGGAGTTGCCTCTTTTAAATATCCGGAAGCATACGCGGCTTTTCAATTTTCCTACCCTCTTTGGGACAAAGGGATCAAGGCAGACATTCGAAACGCAAAGTTAGACCTACAAAATCTAGAAAAGAAAGAAGCCGAATTAAAACTTTCCATCAAAGAAGAATTAGAAAATCGTTATGCTGCCATCGTTGCCGATAAAGATATTTTCGAAGGTGCTAAAAAAAGAAAGGAAGAAGCTAATAAATTCTACAGAGGTCTTTCTGAACGTTTTCGTCAGGGTAGATTTACAGCGGTCGCGGTTAAAAACGCTTTAGACAACGTAATTCAATCCGAATTACAAGTCACCCAAGCAAAAATTCAACTGAACATAGACATTCTTCGTTACGAATTGGCAAAAAATCATATCTTCGAAAGGTTCAGCGTAAACGTAAATGACATCATCGATAGACTAATGAAGATGGTGGATGCTGCACAATCCAAGTCTTCTACGGAAACTTCCGAAAAATAA
- a CDS encoding SRPBCC family protein — MKILSYILGGIVALIIILAIISPKEFKLEREVVINRPKSIVFAELKFLKNHEQWNAWSKKDPQMKKQFQGTDGSVGFISSWESENPEVGTAEQEITNIIDGERLDTQIRFQKPFEGSFNSYITTQSVNEKQTKVLIGMSDKMSFPMTVISFIVNVCFDQQQKIIRNMDDSLNNLKILLEK; from the coding sequence ATGAAAATTTTATCATATATTCTAGGTGGGATTGTGGCATTGATTATAATTCTTGCAATCATTTCCCCCAAGGAATTCAAATTAGAAAGAGAAGTTGTCATCAATCGACCTAAAAGTATAGTTTTTGCAGAACTTAAGTTTCTAAAAAACCACGAACAATGGAATGCTTGGTCTAAAAAAGACCCTCAAATGAAAAAACAATTCCAAGGAACGGATGGTAGCGTTGGATTTATTTCTTCTTGGGAAAGTGAAAACCCAGAAGTGGGAACCGCTGAACAGGAAATCACGAACATTATAGACGGTGAAAGGCTCGACACTCAGATTCGTTTTCAAAAACCTTTCGAAGGAAGTTTTAATTCCTACATTACGACTCAATCCGTAAATGAAAAACAAACAAAAGTTTTGATCGGTATGTCGGACAAAATGTCCTTTCCTATGACAGTGATCAGTTTTATAGTTAATGTTTGTTTTGATCAACAACAGAAAATTATCCGGAACATGGACGATAGTCTAAACAATCTGAAAATTCTTCTGGAAAAATAA